One region of Gossypium raimondii isolate GPD5lz chromosome 6, ASM2569854v1, whole genome shotgun sequence genomic DNA includes:
- the LOC105772513 gene encoding protein REDUCED CHLOROPLAST COVERAGE 3 isoform X3 has product MAAIHPTPKLSEFYDFFSFSHLSPPILNLRKCDPKDVEGWRDGDYFVMQIKICNGKLIQVVASVKGFFTVGKHFFQSHSLLDLLQNLSQAFANAYESLMKAFVGHNKFGNLPYGFRANTWLVPPPVAECPANFPSFPSEDEEWGGNGGGQGRNGEYDLRPWATDFSILASLPCKTEEERIIRDRKAFLLHSQFIDVSIFKAVAAIQHVMNSRLNVKGHPDSVLHEDRTGDLSILVKHDSKDVKLECGVKVAGHQSSDMTTNEIARRNLLKGITADENVVVHDTSALGTVIVRHCGYTAIVSVVGDVKKEKSGAPDIEIDDQPDGGANALNTNSLRVLLHKSSPAEVTGGGQSNQSNLIDSKSSRCLVQRVIKENLTKLEENSVAPERTIRWELGFCWVQYLQKQETSTDATSKGPANDQEAEVAVKGLGKQFKFLMKRDKKPSNISSTVEKEDNGSELCSEDVKSNLGQESNVELSSEMELKHLISKEAFSHLEESGTGLHLKSAEELIKMACKYYDDIALPKLVTDFGSLELSPVDGRTLTDFMHLRGLQMHSLGRVVRKLSKKSVLLNPFVKVIIGYLKSFLIGTRIVFNQVELSEKLPHIQSLCIHEMITRAFKQVVKAVVASVEKIEDLPVVIASTLNFLLGSCRVDVNAPSANDDYLLKLMWLRKFLAAKFGWKLKDEFQHLRKLSILRGLCYKIGLELVPRDYDMECQEPFRSCDIISMYPICKHVGCSSADGRTLLESSKIALDKGKLEEAVNYGTKALAKMIAVCGPYHRTTASAYSLLAVVLYHTGDFNQAAVYQQKALDINERELGLDHPDTMKSYGDLSVFYYRLQHMEMALKYVNRALFLLHFTCGLSHPNTAATYINVAMMEEGMGNVHVALRYLHEALKCNQRLLGAAHIQTAASYHAIAIALSLMEAYSLSVQHEQTTLKILQAKLGPDDLRTQDATAWLEYFESKALEQQEAARTGTPKPDASIASKGHLSVSDLLDYISPDQGSKGSDVQRKQRRSKVLQISDKTHDTHHNLQTDGAVFIDATDKATATVDINEIGTLTSIHPEEPEETDNISSIKATVTTEVVEDTTLDEGWQEANSKGRSGNATGKKYGRKKPVFAKLKVNGCEYSNGRESGSRRDIISPAGKTVPKNIIREMQTVKQSKSSSLNPRGTSIGLPASVSRGSSPSANLSAIASKSLSYKEVVAAPPGTVLKPLSEPSEGKMEQSMCAETTNVEHGNNISVVDDVVDDNGETEGTQDTESQSEETTPEIDKVSSCSQEKGLEAKGSKLSASAEPFNPGALYHPLNSVSVTCVYDVTASQGMLAEPVVPPVAARVPCGPRSPLFYRNNNSYGSFLRYQTPILEHNGFGSPRVMNPHAPEFVPSKIWQMTGTGDLSGSEEAMNTEVKEVDKKSSREVNGSNPKKSSAEEKSELARQILLSFIVRSAKQNMDGECEALINDKRLNHSQNSSDAVTSDTAIIKILYGNEGKDLDSQSSSNKEPKALDINNKKPGDGEGFTVVKKRRKNRQQLTNEVTGLYNQQSICASVR; this is encoded by the exons ATTTGAGGAAATGTGACCCCAAGGATGTAGAAGGGTGGCGTGAcggtgactattttgtaatgcAG ATAAAAATCTGCAACGGGAAGTTGATACAAGTGGTTGCATCAGTAAAAGGGTTTTTCACTGTTGGAAAGCACTTCTTCCAGAGCCACTCTTTGTTAGATCTTTTGCAAAACCTCAGTCAAGCCTTTGCCAAT GCATATGAATCCCTTATGAAGGCATTTGTAGGACACAATAAG TTTGGTAATCTTCCCTATGGATTTCGGGCAAATACATGGCTTGTCCCTCCCCCTGTTGCTGAGTGTCCAGCAAACTTCCCCTCTTTCCCATCAGAAGATGAAGAATGGGGTGGTAATGGTGGAGGTCAGGGAAGAAATGGTGAATATGATCTTCGGCCATGGGCTacagatttttcaattttagccAGCCTTCCTTGCAAAACCGAAGAGGAGAGGATTATTCGAGACCGCAAGGCCTTTTTGCTCCATAGCCAGTTTATTGATGTCTCAATCTTTAAAGCTGTTGCTGCAATACAACATGTCATGAATTCCAGATTAAATGTCAAGGGCCATCCAGACTCCGTCCTTCATGAGGATCGCACAGGTGACTTGTCCATTTTAGTAAAACATGACTCGAAAGATGTGAAACTTGAGTGTGGGGTAAAGGTTGCTGGCCATCAATCATCTGACATGACTACCAATGAAATTGCTCGAAGGAATTTACTTAAAGGGATAACTGCAGATGAGAATGTAGTTGTTCAT GATACTTCTGCATTGGGCACTGTCATTGTTAGACATTGTGGGTACACTGCAATTGTAAGTGTTGTTGGTGATGTGAAGAAGGAAAAATCTGGTGCTCCGGATATTGAAATTGATGATCAACCAGATGGAGGAGCGAATGCTCTTAATACTAACAG CCTAAGGGTTTTACTTCACAAATCTAGCCCTGCGGAAGTAACTGGTGGAGGACAGTCAAATCAGTCCAACTTGATTGATTCCAAATCTTCTAGATGTCTTGTTCAGCGAGTAATTAAAGAGAACTTGACAAAATTAGAGGAGAACTCAGTTGCCCCTGAAAGGACTATTAGATGGGAACTTGGTTTTTGTTGGGTGCAGTATCTACAAAAGCAGGAAACTTCAACAGATGCTACTTCAAAAGGACCTGCAAATGATCAGGAGGCTGAAGTTGCTGTCAAAGGTCTTGGAAAgcagtttaaatttttaatgaaaaggGACAAAAAACCAAGTAATATCAGTAGCACAGTTGAGAAGGAAGATAATGGTTCTGAGTTATGCAGTGAAGATGTGAAGTCTAATTTAGGACAGGAAAGTAACGTTGAGTTGAGCAGTGAGATGGAATTGAAGCACCTGATTTCTAAAGAAGCCTTCTCACATCTTGAAGAAAGTGGAACTGGTCTTCACTTAAAG TCAGCTGAGGAGCTTATTAAGATGGCATGCAAATATTATGATGACATTGCTTTACCAAAGCTG GTAACAGATTTTGGATCGCTTGAACTTTCTCCTGTTGATGGTCGTACGCTAACCGACTTCATGCATTTAAGGGGATTACAGATGCACTCTTTGGGTCGTGTGGTGAGGAAACTCTCAAAAAAATCGGTCCTCTTGAATCCTTTTGTGAAAGTGATTATTGGTTATCTTAAATCCTTTCTTATTGGCACTAGGATAGTTTTCAA TCAGGTTGAACTTTCTGAGAAGCTTCCTCACATACAATCACTTTGCATCCATGAGATGATTACTCGAGCTTTCAAGCAAGTAGTGAAAGCAGTTGTGGCATCAGTTGAGAAAATTGAGGATTTACCTGTGGTTATAGCTTCAACCCTGAATTTCTTACTTGGAAGTTGCAGAGTGGATGTTAATGCCCCAAGTGCAAATGATGACTATTTACTCAAACTGATGTGGTTAAGAAAGTTTCTTGCAGCAAAATTCGGTTGGAAACTGAAAGATGAATTCCAACATTTAAGGAAACTTTCTATTCTTCGCGGACTTTGCTATAAG ATTGGTCTAGAGTTGGTTCCTAGAGATTATGATATGGAATGCCAAGAACCGTTCAGAAGTTGTGATATTATTAGCATGTATCCTATTTGTAAG CATGTAGGATGCTCTTCTGCTGATGGCCGAACATTGTTGGAGTCATCCAAGATTGCTCTTGACAAAGGAAAACTAGAGGAGGCGGTTAACTATGGGACAAAG GCATTGGCAAAGATGATAGCTGTATGCGGTCCTTATCATCGAACTACTGCGAGTGCTTACAGTCTTCTTGCTGTTGTTCTCTACCATACTGGAGATTTCAATCAG GCAGCCGTATATCAACAGAAAGCTTTGGATATTAATGAGAGGGAGCTCGGTCTTGACCATCCAGATACCATGAAAAGCTATGGGGATCTTTCTGTATTCTATTATCGGCTCCAACACATGGAAATGGCTTTGAA ATATGTAAACCGTGCCTTATTCCTTCTTCATTTTACTTGTGGATTGTCTCACCCTAACACTGCCGCAACATATATAAATGTGGCTATGATGGAAGAAGGCATGGGAAATGTTCATGTTGCTCTTAGATATCTACATGAAGCTCTTAAGTGCAACCAGAGACTGCTAGGAGCTGCTCACATACAG ACTGCCGCAAGCTATCATGCTATTGCCATTGCTCTTTCATTGATGGAAGCTTATTCATTAAGTGTGCAACATGAGCAAACTACACTCAAGATACTTCAAGCAAAACTCGGACCAGATGACCTTCGTACCCAG GATGCTACCGCCTGGCTTGaatattttgaatcaaaagctcTAGAACAGCAAGAAGCGGCACGAACTGGAACTCCGAAGCCAGATGCATCAATTGCAAGCAAAGGTCATCTTAG TGTATCAGATCTCCTCGATTACATTAGTCCTGATCAAGGTTCTAAAGGAAGCGATGTGCAGAGGAAGCAGCGGCGTTCCAAG GTGTTACAGATTAGTGATAAAACCCATGATACACATCACAACTTACAAACAGATGGTGCTGTGTTTATTGATGCAACAGATAAAGCTACAGCAACTGTGGATATTAATGAAATAGGTACCCTGACTTCTATTCATCCCGAAGAACCAGAGGAAACCGATAATATTTCTAGTATTAAGGCAACTGTTACAACTGAAGTTGTTGAAGATACAACTTTAGATGAAGGGTGGCAAGAAGCCAATTCGAAAGGTCGGTCAGGAAATGCCACTGGAAAGAAGTATGGAAGGAAGAAACCAGTTTTTGCAAAGCTAAAGGTGAATGGTTGTGAATATTCAAATGGTAGAGAGAGTGGGAGTAGGCGAGACATTATCTCACCAGCAGGAAAAACTGTCCCGAAGAACATTATAAGGGAAATGCAAACAGTAAAGCAATCCAAGTCTTCCAGCTTGAATCCTAGAGGGACTTCAATTGGTTTACCTGCTTCTGTTTCCAGAGGTTCCTCCCCTTCAGCAAATCTTAGTGCCATTGCTTCAAAATCACTTTCTTACAAAGAAGTAGTTGCGGCACCTCCAGGTACAGTTCTAAAGCCATTATCGGAACCAAGTGAGGGAAAAATGGAACAGTCAATGTGCGCCGAGACAACAAATGTAGAGCACGGGAACAACATCTCTGTTGTCGATGATGTAGTGGATGACAATGGTGAAACTGAAGGAACTCAAGATACAGAAAGTCAGTCGGAAGAAACTACTCCTGAAATTGATAAGGTGTCTTCTTGTAGTCAGGAAAAAGGTTTAGAAGCAAAGGGGAGTAAGCTATCGGCATCAGCTGAACCATTCAATCCCGGAGCACTCTATCACCCTTTAAACTCAGTTTCTGTTACATGTGTTTATGATGTAACAGCTAGTCAAGGCATGCTTGCTGAGCCTGTTGTACCTCCAGTTGCTGCTCGAGTTCCTTGCGGGCCAAGGTCGCCATTGTTTTACAGAAACAATAATTCTTACGGTAGCTTTCTTAGATACCAAACTCCTATTTTGGAACACAATGGATTTGGATCTCCGAGAGTTATGAACCCTCATGCACCTGAGTTCGTTCCAAGCAAAATTTGGCAAATGACTGGAACTGGTGATTTGAGTGGCTCTGAAGAAGCTATGAACACAGAAGTGAAGGAAGTTGATAAGAAGTCGAGTAGGGAAGTTAACGGTTCTAATCCAAAAAAGAGCAGCGCAGAGGAGAAATCCGAGCTGGCAAGGCAGATTTTGCTTAGCTTCATTGTCCGGTCTGCCAAGCAGAACATGGATGGTGAATGTGAGGCTTTAATCAATGACAAAAGGCTCAACCATTCCCAAAACTCTTCGGATGCAGTTACAAGCGACACTgcaataataaaaattctatatggAAATGAAGGAAAGGACTTGGATTCTCAATCCAGTAGCAATAAAGAACCAAAAGCGTTGgatataaataataagaaaccCGGAGATGGCGAAGGCTTTACAGTTGTAAAGAAACGGCGGAAAAACAGGCAGCAGCTTACTAATGAAGTCACTGGGCTATATAATCAGCAATCCATATGTGCTTCTGTAAGGTGA